From a single Nicotiana tabacum cultivar K326 chromosome 8, ASM71507v2, whole genome shotgun sequence genomic region:
- the LOC107824515 gene encoding 2-alkenal reductase (NADP(+)-dependent)-like isoform X1, with protein MAVGGAEAAAETAVVENKEWYIARYAPKGIPNSDQIKLRTLSFSLAENSIPNGNVAVQILYISIDPYLRTQLSGLYDGLSLPQLSLGQVIRANAIGKVIRSKDTNFSEGDIVTTYMFPVAEFCVMPISWLQKINPTIGITLPDYLSCLGVPGLTAWVGIEKIGKVKEGSNVYISAAAGGVGIIAGQLAKLKGCRVVGSVGSDEKVKLLKEEYGYDDAFNYRVETDYDTALNKYFPDGIDFYFDNVGGKMLEAVLNHVNQGACISLCGMISEYNKVWTEREGVRNLLNVVGKEVTMQGFMVGSYVNYFEDFRKEMEVYLKEGKVKCKHKIYNGIESFLESLTSLFSSSNVGKVILQVTP; from the exons ATGGCAGTTGGTGGTGCAGAGGCGGCGGCGGAGACGGCGGTGGTGGAGAACAAAGAGTGGTACATTGCTCGTTATGCACCAAAAGGGATTCCAAATTCTGATCAGATTAAGCTACGAACTCTGAGTTTTTCTCTAGCAGAAAACTCGATCCCAAATGGAAATGTTGCAGTACAAATCCTATATATTTCAATTGATCCATATTTACGCACTCAGTTGAGTGGCCTCTATGACGGGCTCTCCCTTCCTCAACTTTCACTTGGCCAG GTGATAAGAGCAAACGCAATAGGGAAAGTGATTCGTTCCAAGGACACCAATTTTTCAGAGGGAGATATAGTAACTACCTATATGTTTCCTGTCGCTGAATTTTGTGTTATGCCAATTAGTTGGCTTCAGAAAATTAATCCAACCATTGGGATTACGTTGCCGGATTATCTTAGTTGCTTGG GAGTGCCTGGTTTAACTGCATGGGTTGGGATCGAAAAGATAGGCAAAGTTAAAGAAGGATCAAATGTGTACATATCGGCTGCAGCTGGGGGAGTTGGAATTATTGCCGGTCAACTTGCCAAATTAAAAGGTTGCCGAGTCGTTGGAAGTGTAGGTTCAGACGAAAAG GTGAAGCTGTTGAAAGAAGAATATGGGTATGATGATGCATTTAATTACCGTGTAGAGACAGATTATGATACTGCATTAAAcaa GTATTTTCCAGATGGGATTGATTTCTATTTTGACAACGTTGGTGGTAAAATGCTTGAGGCTGTTCTTAATCATGTTAACCAAGGAGCTTGTATTTCACTTTGTGGGATGATATCCGAGTACAACAAG GTTTGGACAGAGAGAGAAGGAGTTCGAAACCTATTGAATGTTGTGGGTAAAGAAGTTACAATGCAAGGGTTTATGGTTGGTTCCTACGTTAATTATTTTGAAGATTTCAGAAAGGAGAtggaagtatatttgaaagaggGCAAAGTAAAATGCAAGCACAAAATCTACAATGGTATTGAGAGCTTTTTGGAGAGTTTAACATCTCTATTTTCTAGTTCTAATGTTGGGAAAGTAATTCTTCAAGTGACTCCATAA
- the LOC107824515 gene encoding 2-alkenal reductase (NADP(+)-dependent)-like isoform X2 has product MAVGGAEAAAETAVVENKEWYIARYAPKGIPNSDQIKLRTLSFSLAENSIPNGNVAVQILYISIDPYLRTQLSGLYDGLSLPQLSLGQVIRANAIGKVIRSKDTNFSEGDIVTTYMFPVAEFCVMPISWLQKINPTIGITLPDYLSCLGVPGLTAWVGIEKIGKVKEGSNVYISAAAGGVGIIAGQLAKLKGCRVVGSVGSDEKVKLLKEEYGYFPDGIDFYFDNVGGKMLEAVLNHVNQGACISLCGMISEYNKVWTEREGVRNLLNVVGKEVTMQGFMVGSYVNYFEDFRKEMEVYLKEGKVKCKHKIYNGIESFLESLTSLFSSSNVGKVILQVTP; this is encoded by the exons ATGGCAGTTGGTGGTGCAGAGGCGGCGGCGGAGACGGCGGTGGTGGAGAACAAAGAGTGGTACATTGCTCGTTATGCACCAAAAGGGATTCCAAATTCTGATCAGATTAAGCTACGAACTCTGAGTTTTTCTCTAGCAGAAAACTCGATCCCAAATGGAAATGTTGCAGTACAAATCCTATATATTTCAATTGATCCATATTTACGCACTCAGTTGAGTGGCCTCTATGACGGGCTCTCCCTTCCTCAACTTTCACTTGGCCAG GTGATAAGAGCAAACGCAATAGGGAAAGTGATTCGTTCCAAGGACACCAATTTTTCAGAGGGAGATATAGTAACTACCTATATGTTTCCTGTCGCTGAATTTTGTGTTATGCCAATTAGTTGGCTTCAGAAAATTAATCCAACCATTGGGATTACGTTGCCGGATTATCTTAGTTGCTTGG GAGTGCCTGGTTTAACTGCATGGGTTGGGATCGAAAAGATAGGCAAAGTTAAAGAAGGATCAAATGTGTACATATCGGCTGCAGCTGGGGGAGTTGGAATTATTGCCGGTCAACTTGCCAAATTAAAAGGTTGCCGAGTCGTTGGAAGTGTAGGTTCAGACGAAAAG GTGAAGCTGTTGAAAGAAGAATATGG GTATTTTCCAGATGGGATTGATTTCTATTTTGACAACGTTGGTGGTAAAATGCTTGAGGCTGTTCTTAATCATGTTAACCAAGGAGCTTGTATTTCACTTTGTGGGATGATATCCGAGTACAACAAG GTTTGGACAGAGAGAGAAGGAGTTCGAAACCTATTGAATGTTGTGGGTAAAGAAGTTACAATGCAAGGGTTTATGGTTGGTTCCTACGTTAATTATTTTGAAGATTTCAGAAAGGAGAtggaagtatatttgaaagaggGCAAAGTAAAATGCAAGCACAAAATCTACAATGGTATTGAGAGCTTTTTGGAGAGTTTAACATCTCTATTTTCTAGTTCTAATGTTGGGAAAGTAATTCTTCAAGTGACTCCATAA
- the LOC142163462 gene encoding uncharacterized protein LOC142163462: protein MGTQLIGSKVKTFLEDLKIKRITSSPYHLSSNGQAESSNNVIIQNLKKRLEAAKCKWPEELPGMLWAYRVMTKSRTGETPFSLVSSAEVLITIEGLVAHKNDGSEVKDGKIL, encoded by the exons ATGGGGACACAGCTCATAGGCTCCAAAGTCAAAACATTTCTTGAGGACCTGAAGATCAAGAGGATTACATCTTCACCATACCATCTGAGCTCTAATGGGCAGGCAGAATCAAGTAATAacgtgattattcaaaacctcaaaaagaggttggaAGCAGCCAAATGCAAATGGCCTGAAGAGTTACCAGGCATGCTATGGGCATACCGGGTGATGACAAAATCAAGAACGGGAGAGACACCTTTCTCTCTTGTATCCAGTGCAGAAGTTCTGATCACGATAGAA GGACTTGTCGCACATAAGAATGATGGCTCAGAAGTAAAGGATGGAAAGATACTATAA